A region of Mammaliicoccus sp. Dog046 DNA encodes the following proteins:
- a CDS encoding DUF1798 family protein, which yields MIQELLGKLNEMNERFTNAKEDHVYDFYNDVVPFVESVDILLDAFSQQQANALTLQYMNMQKFQLLIDNYKELSVECHYKRTSKKLFLEKHKAVQHDLNYIFTHLGDLS from the coding sequence ATGATACAAGAATTATTAGGTAAACTTAATGAAATGAATGAACGATTTACAAATGCTAAAGAAGATCATGTTTATGATTTTTATAACGATGTTGTACCATTTGTTGAATCAGTTGATATATTGTTAGATGCCTTTAGTCAACAACAAGCAAATGCACTAACATTACAATATATGAACATGCAGAAATTCCAACTCCTCATTGATAACTACAAAGAATTGTCAGTTGAGTGTCATTATAAAAGAACCAGTAAAAAACTTTTCCTAGAAAAACATAAAGCGGTTCAACATGATTTAAATTATATTTTCACACATTTAGGTGATTTGTCATGA
- a CDS encoding class I SAM-dependent RNA methyltransferase, with protein sequence MYQLLATSPMGLESIVAKEVQELGYETTVENGRVLFEGDETAIVKANLWLRTADRVKIVVGRFHAITFDDLFEKTKALPWEDIIGAQGMFPVQGKSLKSKLFSVPDCQAIVKKAIVERLKHAYQIKGWIDESGSKYQVEVALLKDEALLTIDTSGPGLHKRGYRLAQGEAPMKETLAAALVRLTNWKGETPFIDPFCGSGTLAIEAALIAQNIAPGFNRSFASEMWDIIPEGLYDELRQEADEAALYDKEIDIVASDIDPKMVEIAKNNAIEVGLGDIIKFKVQDIHDLQVPEGPVSIIGNPPYGERIGERSEVEAMYKHLGEILTKNNEASLYMLTSYKEFEPLVGHKATKRRKLFNGYIECTYYQYWGKRSK encoded by the coding sequence ATGTACCAATTACTCGCGACAAGTCCTATGGGCTTAGAATCAATTGTAGCTAAAGAAGTACAAGAACTTGGATATGAAACGACAGTAGAAAATGGTCGTGTTTTATTTGAAGGTGATGAAACAGCAATCGTTAAAGCCAATTTATGGTTAAGAACTGCTGACAGAGTCAAGATTGTAGTAGGGCGATTCCATGCAATCACGTTTGATGATTTATTTGAAAAGACAAAAGCATTACCATGGGAAGATATTATCGGTGCTCAAGGCATGTTCCCAGTACAAGGTAAAAGTCTTAAATCAAAATTATTCAGTGTACCTGATTGTCAGGCAATCGTTAAAAAAGCAATCGTTGAACGTTTAAAACATGCTTATCAAATCAAAGGTTGGATAGACGAGTCTGGAAGTAAATATCAAGTAGAAGTTGCCTTATTGAAGGACGAAGCACTCCTTACAATTGATACTTCTGGACCAGGACTTCATAAAAGAGGCTACCGTTTAGCTCAAGGTGAAGCACCTATGAAAGAAACACTTGCGGCTGCTTTAGTTAGATTAACGAATTGGAAAGGCGAAACTCCTTTTATAGATCCATTCTGTGGTTCAGGAACGCTTGCAATTGAAGCAGCATTAATTGCTCAAAATATAGCACCTGGTTTCAATCGTAGCTTTGCTAGTGAAATGTGGGACATTATTCCAGAAGGACTTTATGATGAGTTACGCCAAGAAGCTGATGAAGCAGCACTTTACGATAAAGAAATCGATATCGTAGCAAGTGATATTGATCCAAAAATGGTGGAAATTGCTAAAAACAATGCAATTGAAGTTGGTTTAGGGGATATCATTAAGTTTAAAGTACAAGATATACACGATCTACAAGTGCCAGAAGGCCCAGTTTCTATAATTGGAAATCCACCATATGGAGAACGTATCGGTGAACGAAGTGAAGTAGAAGCAATGTATAAACATTTAGGTGAAATCTTAACGAAGAATAACGAAGCTTCATTATATATGTTAACAAGCTACAAAGAATTCGAACCATTAGTTGGTCA
- a CDS encoding YpoC family protein encodes MITKDDFIALEEKIEPLVKQKQLKTDRAHELLDEYYQLIIRYLEQINQINEFDIQNINDYPVIPMNFEERYEYINARIYHFMGYRQMVTLKDELIKMNARYQLKLKREAKLKEQKDN; translated from the coding sequence ATGATAACTAAAGATGATTTTATAGCATTAGAAGAAAAAATTGAGCCACTTGTGAAACAAAAACAATTAAAAACAGATCGTGCACACGAGCTACTGGATGAATATTATCAACTCATTATTCGTTATTTAGAACAAATAAACCAAATAAATGAGTTCGATATTCAAAATATAAACGATTATCCAGTGATACCAATGAATTTTGAAGAACGATATGAATATATCAACGCACGAATCTATCATTTTATGGGGTATCGACAAATGGTTACATTGAAAGATGAACTCATCAAAATGAATGCACGTTATCAATTGAAATTAAAAAGAGAAGCAAAGTTAAAAGAACAAAAAGATAATTAG
- the recU gene encoding Holliday junction resolvase RecU: MNYPNGKKGLKNTSKVPSQDTKECSKIQYGKRGMKLEEEIDQSNQYFRIENIAVIHKKPTPIQIVDVHYPKRQKAVIKEAYFRKPSTTDYNGVYNGRYIDFEAKETKNKTSFPLNNIHDHQVSHMEQVSNQQGICFLLIKFSYHDSVFLLPFKQFMVYWDRFKSGGKKSITLQEIERDGYLIPIQFRPRINYIKIVDQLITMESEALK, translated from the coding sequence TTGAATTATCCAAATGGAAAAAAAGGTTTAAAAAATACTTCTAAAGTCCCAAGCCAAGATACTAAGGAATGTAGTAAAATACAATATGGAAAACGGGGTATGAAACTAGAAGAGGAAATTGATCAGTCAAATCAGTACTTCAGAATAGAGAATATTGCCGTTATACATAAAAAGCCTACACCTATCCAAATTGTAGACGTACATTATCCTAAGCGTCAAAAAGCAGTCATTAAAGAAGCTTATTTTAGGAAACCGTCGACAACCGATTATAATGGCGTTTATAACGGTCGTTATATCGATTTTGAAGCTAAAGAGACAAAAAACAAGACAAGTTTCCCTTTGAATAATATCCACGATCACCAAGTATCACATATGGAACAAGTTTCAAATCAACAAGGAATATGTTTTTTATTGATAAAATTCAGCTATCATGATAGCGTGTTTTTATTGCCTTTTAAGCAATTTATGGTATATTGGGACAGATTTAAATCAGGTGGAAAGAAATCCATTACCCTTCAAGAAATTGAGAGAGATGGCTATTTAATTCCAATCCAATTTAGACCAAGAATAAACTACATAAAAATAGTTGATCAATTGATAACAATGGAAAGTGAGGCGCTCAAATGA
- the gpsB gene encoding cell division regulator GpsB codes for MADVTLKLSAKDIYEKEFEKGMRGFKTEEVDAFLDDIISDYQKMADLNNEVIKLTEENTKLNKEIEQLRIRVASGRPQGSQQYNSNNVDILKRISNLEKAVFGE; via the coding sequence ATGGCTGATGTAACATTGAAGCTATCTGCTAAAGATATTTATGAAAAAGAATTCGAAAAAGGTATGAGAGGCTTTAAAACTGAAGAGGTCGATGCATTCCTAGACGACATTATTTCAGACTATCAAAAAATGGCTGATTTAAACAATGAAGTAATTAAATTAACTGAAGAAAATACTAAATTAAACAAAGAAATTGAACAGTTAAGAATCCGTGTCGCTTCTGGAAGACCACAAGGTTCACAACAATACAATTCAAACAACGTTGATATATTAAAGAGAATATCCAATCTTGAAAAAGCTGTATTTGGCGAATAA
- a CDS encoding DUF1273 domain-containing protein has translation MTSIYFTGYKPYELNIFKDDQQEVKVIKAYVKSLIIQEMEEGLEWIIISGQLGFELWVAEVTIEMKRKYPQLKLAILTPFLNHYNKWNEANQEKYQNIISQADYVNAIHQSEYEGAFQFQQANAFILDNTDKTILFYDDEQEASPKFFKSKLVDFAEKTNYTYNVITFMDLQDFMEFNYNEKES, from the coding sequence ATGACTTCTATTTACTTTACAGGGTATAAGCCTTATGAATTAAATATTTTTAAGGACGATCAACAAGAAGTAAAAGTAATTAAAGCATACGTGAAGTCACTTATTATTCAAGAAATGGAAGAAGGATTGGAATGGATCATCATTTCTGGTCAACTTGGCTTTGAACTTTGGGTTGCTGAAGTCACAATTGAGATGAAACGTAAATATCCTCAACTAAAATTAGCGATATTAACGCCTTTCTTAAATCATTATAATAAATGGAACGAAGCAAATCAGGAAAAATATCAAAACATTATTTCGCAAGCTGATTATGTTAATGCCATTCATCAAAGTGAATATGAAGGCGCGTTTCAATTTCAACAAGCGAATGCATTTATTTTAGACAACACAGATAAAACAATTTTATTTTATGATGATGAGCAAGAGGCGTCACCAAAGTTTTTCAAAAGTAAGTTAGTTGATTTTGCAGAAAAGACAAATTATACTTATAATGTTATTACATTCATGGATTTACAAGACTTTATGGAATTTAACTATAATGAAAAAGAATCTTAA
- the nth gene encoding endonuclease III, producing the protein MISKKKALKMMDVIDEMFPDAECELVHDNPFELTIAVLLSAQCTDVLVNKVTKTLFEKYKTPEDYLNVSLEELQDDIRSIGLYRNKAKNIQKLCQSLLDNFDGVIPNTHQSLESLAGVGRKTANVVMSVAFGEPALAVDTHVERVSKRLAICRLKDNVRQVEDRLCHIIPRERWTKSHHQLIFFGRYHCLARKPKCETCPLLKDCREGQKRLKAGLVKEI; encoded by the coding sequence ATGATAAGTAAGAAAAAAGCATTAAAAATGATGGATGTCATTGATGAAATGTTTCCAGATGCTGAATGTGAACTCGTTCATGATAATCCGTTTGAACTGACAATCGCTGTATTGTTATCCGCACAATGTACAGATGTGTTAGTCAATAAAGTAACTAAAACTTTATTCGAAAAATATAAAACGCCAGAAGATTATTTGAACGTAAGTTTAGAAGAATTACAAGATGACATACGTTCTATTGGTCTATATAGAAATAAAGCCAAAAATATTCAAAAACTTTGCCAATCTTTATTAGATAATTTTGATGGCGTTATTCCAAATACACATCAATCATTAGAATCTTTAGCAGGTGTTGGCAGAAAAACAGCGAATGTCGTGATGAGTGTTGCATTTGGAGAACCTGCTTTAGCGGTTGATACGCACGTAGAAAGAGTGTCAAAGAGACTCGCTATATGTAGATTAAAAGATAACGTTAGACAAGTAGAGGATCGTTTGTGCCATATTATACCTAGAGAAAGATGGACGAAAAGCCATCATCAGCTTATATTCTTTGGTAGATATCACTGTTTAGCACGTAAACCAAAATGCGAAACATGTCCGTTACTTAAAGACTGTAGAGAAGGCCAGAAGCGACTTAAAGCTGGCTTAGTAAAGGAAATATAA
- a CDS encoding transglycosylase domain-containing protein, with protein sequence MSQSKASNSKNSKEQPKKKRNIKRTIIKVFGILIAAFLAMVIIGVLVFAYYAWKAPAFNESALKDQLPSKIYDKNNKLVTTLYMGQKREHVKFDDVPDRMKDAVLATEDNRFYDHGALDYKRLSGAVMKNVTGGFGAQGASTLTQQVVKRSFLTDKKSIERKAQEAYLSYRLEQEYSKDEIFEMYLNKIYYSDGVYGSQTAAKYYFDKDLKDLNLAETAYLAGLPQVPNQYNVYDNPEGAEKRKDTVLYLMERHGRISKKEMKEAQDTPIEKNLVKRTVEERNEAMTQTPDNKYASYVNYVKQELTQSKAFKGQSLNDIMTSGLKIYTNMDKDVQETLQESVDNGTFYKNKDQITGSSIVDTKTGDLVGISGGKNYKDVVDRNQATDLHPTGSSLKPILAYGPAIENMQYATNHKFQDENEYNINGSIFKNYDGQGHGSVTMADALARSYNIPALKSWQETNQNAGENAVKDFASKVNLNYKDEIGPSEVLGGSQSEFSPTQLASAFASMGNGGTYNEARSIRKVVTQDDETIKFSSKSHKAMEDYTAYMLTEMLKGTFQAYGSAYGYGINGLNLAAKTGTGTYGDEVYSQYNLPENAAKDVWITGYTPQYTMSVWMGFNKVKEYGENSFLGHDEQVKPQILFNDVMSQISSYDGTDFEKPDSVSGSGKSLSVAGNADNNTTSSSAPNSGNSNNSDNNNNNNNQQNNYNFSGNNNNVTTNDPQTRANPNQNSNTTNSNQTTQSNTQQQSTTNEQVNTEEATTESPSSSSDSKDESSSSSDSSSSAAKDAADEAKND encoded by the coding sequence ATGAGTCAATCAAAAGCTTCTAATAGTAAAAACAGCAAAGAACAACCTAAGAAAAAGAGGAATATCAAGAGAACAATTATTAAGGTGTTTGGTATTCTTATAGCAGCATTTTTAGCAATGGTAATAATAGGTGTTCTCGTATTTGCTTATTATGCTTGGAAAGCTCCTGCTTTCAATGAAAGTGCACTGAAAGATCAGTTACCTTCTAAAATCTATGATAAGAATAATAAGCTTGTAACCACGCTTTATATGGGACAAAAGCGAGAACATGTCAAATTTGATGATGTTCCTGATCGCATGAAAGATGCAGTATTAGCAACTGAGGATAATCGATTTTACGATCATGGTGCGTTGGATTATAAACGTCTATCCGGTGCCGTAATGAAAAACGTTACAGGTGGATTTGGTGCTCAAGGTGCATCCACTTTAACGCAACAAGTTGTAAAAAGATCATTCTTAACTGACAAAAAATCTATAGAAAGAAAGGCTCAAGAAGCTTACCTTTCATATAGACTTGAACAAGAATATTCTAAAGATGAAATTTTTGAAATGTACTTAAACAAAATTTATTATTCTGATGGTGTATATGGTTCACAAACAGCTGCTAAGTATTACTTTGATAAAGATTTAAAAGATCTTAACCTAGCAGAAACAGCTTATTTAGCTGGTTTACCTCAAGTACCAAACCAATACAACGTTTATGACAATCCAGAAGGTGCTGAAAAACGTAAAGATACAGTACTTTACTTAATGGAACGTCATGGAAGAATTTCTAAGAAAGAAATGAAAGAAGCGCAAGATACACCTATCGAAAAGAACTTAGTTAAGAGAACGGTAGAAGAACGAAATGAAGCAATGACACAAACACCAGATAACAAATACGCTTCATATGTAAACTATGTTAAACAAGAACTAACTCAGAGCAAAGCGTTTAAAGGACAATCTTTAAATGACATTATGACAAGTGGTCTTAAGATTTATACAAACATGGACAAAGACGTTCAAGAAACATTACAAGAGTCAGTTGATAATGGTACTTTCTATAAAAATAAAGACCAAATTACTGGTTCATCTATAGTTGATACTAAAACTGGTGATTTAGTTGGTATTAGTGGCGGTAAGAACTATAAAGATGTTGTAGACCGAAATCAAGCTACAGATTTACACCCAACCGGTTCTTCATTAAAACCAATCTTAGCTTATGGTCCAGCTATTGAAAATATGCAATACGCTACAAATCATAAGTTCCAAGATGAAAATGAATATAATATAAATGGAAGTATCTTCAAGAACTATGATGGTCAAGGACATGGTTCAGTAACAATGGCAGATGCTTTAGCAAGATCATATAATATTCCGGCATTAAAATCTTGGCAAGAAACGAATCAAAATGCAGGTGAAAATGCAGTTAAAGACTTCGCTTCTAAAGTGAACTTAAATTATAAAGACGAAATTGGTCCATCAGAAGTACTTGGTGGTTCACAATCAGAATTCTCCCCTACTCAATTAGCTTCTGCATTCGCATCAATGGGTAATGGTGGAACTTATAATGAAGCACGTTCAATTAGAAAAGTTGTTACACAAGATGATGAAACAATTAAATTCTCAAGTAAGAGTCATAAAGCGATGGAAGACTATACAGCATATATGTTAACTGAAATGCTTAAAGGTACATTCCAAGCATATGGATCTGCTTATGGATACGGAATTAACGGATTAAACCTTGCAGCTAAAACTGGTACAGGAACATATGGCGATGAAGTTTATAGCCAATATAACTTACCTGAAAACGCAGCAAAAGACGTTTGGATTACTGGTTATACACCACAATATACAATGTCAGTATGGATGGGCTTCAACAAAGTGAAAGAATACGGTGAAAACTCATTCTTAGGACATGACGAACAAGTTAAACCACAAATACTATTTAATGATGTAATGTCACAAATTTCTAGTTATGATGGTACTGATTTCGAAAAACCAGATTCAGTGTCAGGTAGTGGTAAAAGCTTAAGCGTTGCTGGTAATGCTGATAATAATACAACATCAAGCTCAGCGCCAAATAGTGGTAACAGTAACAATAGCGATAATAACAATAATAATAATAACCAGCAAAATAATTATAATTTTTCTGGTAACAACAATAATGTAACAACAAACGATCCACAAACACGTGCGAATCCGAACCAAAATTCGAATACAACGAATAGTAATCAAACAACACAAAGTAATACACAACAGCAATCAACTACTAATGAACAAGTGAATACTGAAGAAGCAACGACAGAATCCCCTTCTTCATCGTCTGATTCAAAAGACGAATCCAGTTCAAGTAGTGATTCCAGTTCATCCGCTGCTAAAGATGCAGCAGACGAAGCAAAAAATGATTAG